One part of the Campylobacteraceae bacterium genome encodes these proteins:
- a CDS encoding response regulator transcription factor, with the protein MKVLLLEDDLALSDILYDHLEHNGFDVSLATSGDEALEFFVDEVFDFAIMDINTPNMTGLEVLKIIRNDYKLKTPVIMITAYQDTKHLKDAFENEVDDYIKKPFDLEEFDQRINRICRHFALNQNNSLDLGGIIFNPNECELIIKNKKISLAKKERDILRYFVTHKSRVISSEELLQNIWKYDEQPTDATIRVYIKNLRELLGKERITTIRALGYKFE; encoded by the coding sequence ATGAAAGTATTATTACTTGAAGACGATTTAGCTCTTAGCGATATTCTTTATGATCATTTAGAACACAATGGTTTTGATGTTTCTTTAGCAACATCAGGCGATGAAGCGCTGGAATTTTTTGTAGATGAAGTATTTGATTTTGCAATTATGGATATTAATACTCCCAATATGACAGGACTTGAAGTTCTTAAAATCATAAGAAACGATTACAAACTAAAAACACCTGTAATAATGATAACTGCGTATCAAGATACCAAACATTTAAAAGATGCTTTTGAAAATGAAGTCGATGATTATATAAAAAAACCCTTTGATTTAGAAGAATTTGATCAAAGAATAAACAGAATTTGCAGACATTTTGCTTTAAACCAAAACAATAGCTTGGATTTAGGTGGTATTATATTTAATCCAAATGAATGTGAATTAATCATCAAAAACAAAAAAATCTCTCTTGCAAAAAAAGAGAGAGATATTTTACGTTATTTTGTAACCCATAAAAGTAGGGTGATTTCTTCTGAAGAGTTATTGCAAAATATTTGGAAGTATGACGAACAGCCTACTGATGCTACCATTAGAGTGTATATTAAAAACTTAAGAGAATTATTAGGAAAAGAGAGAATTACAACTATTAGAGCACTAGGATATAAGTTTGAATAA
- the bluB gene encoding 5,6-dimethylbenzimidazole synthase has translation MEITQEERDAVYKTIYTRRDTRSEFLDEEIDDEVIKRLLDAAHHAPSVGFMQPWDFIVIKDKKIRQDIKDGFETANKEASLLFKGEKQKQYKKLKLEGITDAPIGICITCDRSRSGDVVLGRTTNKEMDLYSCVCAVQTLWLAARAENLGLGWVSIIHNETLKDILEIPSDIDVIAYLCIGKVSYFHDNPELEEKGWLKRMPLEEVVHYDKWSNKNNTRPINKKQV, from the coding sequence ATGGAAATTACTCAAGAAGAAAGAGATGCTGTTTACAAAACTATTTATACAAGAAGAGATACTAGGTCAGAATTCTTAGATGAAGAAATTGATGATGAAGTTATAAAAAGACTTTTAGATGCAGCCCATCATGCTCCTAGTGTGGGTTTTATGCAACCTTGGGATTTTATTGTTATTAAAGATAAAAAAATACGCCAAGATATAAAAGATGGTTTTGAGACTGCTAATAAAGAAGCTTCTTTATTGTTTAAAGGTGAAAAACAAAAACAATATAAAAAACTAAAACTAGAAGGTATTACTGATGCACCTATAGGAATTTGTATTACTTGTGATCGTTCGCGCTCTGGGGATGTAGTACTTGGGCGAACTACAAATAAAGAAATGGATTTGTACTCCTGTGTTTGTGCCGTTCAAACCTTGTGGTTAGCTGCTAGGGCTGAGAATTTAGGTTTGGGATGGGTAAGTATTATTCATAATGAAACCTTAAAAGATATACTTGAGATTCCTTCTGATATTGATGTTATTGCTTATTTATGTATTGGAAAAGTAAGTTATTTTCATGACAATCCGGAATTAGAAGAAAAAGGTTGGTTAAAAAGAATGCCTTTAGAAGAAGTAGTACATTATGATAAATGGAGCAATAAAAACAATACACGCCCAATAAACAAAAAACAAGTATAA
- a CDS encoding cytochrome P460 family protein, whose product MSSLSFAASMSDKPFGSDKDVKYSQMLWMQLEKAKLNKIPATLYLGGPPHGPVREVLESTIDGKRVIIKRNYGGKDITIEKVEQNRAKYLKAVTVMIKKDGYDPKNNDWFWVKYKADGTLHQSPKKDALAGKVGGCIGCHNSASGNDLVFAHNKMANADITLVKEMEMMKDKKMMKKMK is encoded by the coding sequence ATGAGCTCACTTTCTTTTGCAGCTTCTATGAGTGATAAGCCATTTGGAAGTGATAAAGATGTGAAATATTCACAAATGTTATGGATGCAATTAGAAAAAGCCAAGTTAAATAAAATTCCAGCAACCTTGTATTTAGGAGGCCCTCCTCATGGTCCGGTAAGAGAAGTGCTTGAAAGTACTATTGATGGAAAAAGAGTCATTATTAAAAGAAACTATGGTGGAAAAGATATCACTATTGAAAAAGTAGAACAAAACCGAGCTAAATATTTAAAAGCAGTAACGGTTATGATTAAAAAAGACGGTTATGATCCTAAAAATAACGATTGGTTTTGGGTTAAATATAAAGCAGATGGAACCTTACACCAAAGTCCTAAAAAAGACGCCCTTGCTGGAAAAGTAGGTGGTTGTATTGGTTGTCATAACAGTGCTTCTGGAAATGATTTAGTATTTGCACACAATAAAATGGCAAATGCAGATATTACTTTAGTTAAAGAAATGGAAATGATGAAAGACAAAAAAATGATGAAAAAAATGAAATAG
- a CDS encoding YajQ family cyclic di-GMP-binding protein produces MATKEHQFDVTAKLDFQELKNAIVQAQKEANTRYDFKGGSKDIEFSESAKTITLISSSDNKVDALYDILLSKLNKRGIPINSLDEPKKEDSSGANRKYTYPLIDSIQKDEAKIIQTEIKKLKLKVKSVNQGDEIRVTGKNIDDLQTVMTHLRTLDLKSPLSFENFR; encoded by the coding sequence ATGGCAACAAAAGAACACCAATTTGATGTTACAGCAAAATTAGATTTTCAAGAACTAAAAAATGCTATTGTACAAGCACAAAAAGAAGCAAACACCAGATATGACTTTAAAGGTGGAAGTAAAGATATCGAATTTAGTGAGAGTGCTAAAACAATTACTCTTATTTCCTCAAGTGATAATAAAGTAGATGCTTTATATGATATCTTATTATCTAAGTTAAATAAAAGAGGAATTCCTATTAATTCTTTAGATGAGCCAAAAAAAGAAGACAGCTCAGGGGCTAATAGAAAGTATACTTATCCTTTAATTGATTCTATTCAAAAAGATGAAGCAAAAATCATACAAACAGAAATTAAAAAATTAAAATTAAAAGTAAAATCAGTTAATCAAGGGGACGAAATAAGAGTTACTGGTAAAAATATTGATGATTTACAAACTGTAATGACTCATTTAAGAACCTTGGACTTAAAATCGCCATTAAGTTTTGAAAACTTCAGATAA
- a CDS encoding DUF1501 domain-containing protein translates to MKRRNFIKSSILAALVLSLPTSFMASPNKKKTLVLLELNGGADYLNIIIPYKEKNYYDLRPTLALKESEYLKLTETLAINKDLDFLHSLYQNNDMAIINGLGYKDPNLSHFRAIEIVETGSNSNEYLEEGWLSDVLEKEELSKQKPVHAIVFGKRKKGHLFSKNLDVLQMKNISAFLKEGSKLNFDIPSSTQDATLGFLYKQKKTIERSLFSVNKYAKDVSVTIEFENSDISNSFKEAVKIIKSPMDISVIKLSQKSYDTHANQKENLSLLLKELNAGIKSFVNELKTENIFDEVLFLTYSEFGRRVKENGSKGSDHGTATFSFVIGGGVKGGLYGEYPSLTNLKKNNLIYTTEFKSFYNTLLSKWFLHKKNRFNAYDIITFI, encoded by the coding sequence ATGAAAAGAAGAAACTTTATTAAAAGCTCAATCTTAGCAGCCCTTGTATTATCTCTGCCTACTTCTTTTATGGCAAGTCCTAACAAGAAAAAAACTTTAGTTCTTTTAGAGCTTAATGGGGGAGCTGATTATTTAAATATAATCATTCCTTATAAAGAAAAGAACTATTATGATTTAAGACCCACTCTTGCATTAAAAGAAAGTGAGTATTTAAAACTTACTGAAACGTTAGCTATTAATAAAGACTTGGATTTTCTTCATTCTTTGTACCAAAACAATGATATGGCAATAATCAATGGTTTAGGATATAAAGATCCAAACTTATCTCATTTTAGAGCTATTGAGATTGTAGAAACAGGAAGTAATAGTAATGAGTATTTAGAGGAAGGGTGGTTAAGTGATGTTTTAGAAAAAGAAGAATTATCTAAACAAAAACCAGTACATGCAATTGTATTTGGAAAAAGAAAAAAAGGCCATCTCTTTTCTAAAAACTTAGATGTATTACAAATGAAGAACATAAGTGCTTTTTTAAAAGAAGGCTCAAAACTTAACTTTGATATTCCTTCTAGTACGCAAGATGCTACCTTGGGGTTTTTATACAAACAAAAAAAAACAATTGAGCGTTCTTTGTTTAGTGTTAATAAGTATGCCAAAGATGTAAGTGTTACTATTGAGTTTGAAAACAGTGATATCTCAAATTCTTTTAAAGAAGCAGTGAAAATTATAAAATCTCCTATGGATATATCTGTGATTAAACTCTCACAAAAAAGTTATGATACCCATGCCAATCAAAAAGAAAATTTATCTCTTTTGTTAAAAGAATTAAATGCAGGCATTAAGAGTTTTGTTAACGAGCTTAAAACTGAAAATATTTTTGATGAGGTATTATTTCTTACTTACAGTGAGTTTGGACGACGTGTCAAAGAAAATGGAAGTAAAGGCAGCGATCATGGAACAGCTACTTTTTCTTTTGTAATAGGAGGAGGGGTTAAGGGAGGTTTGTATGGAGAGTATCCTTCTTTAACAAACTTAAAAAAGAATAACTTGATTTATACAACAGAGTTCAAATCTTTTTACAATACGCTCTTAAGTAAATGGTTTTTACATAAAAAGAATCGTTTTAATGCTTATGACATAATAACTTTCATATAA
- a CDS encoding DUF1800 domain-containing protein: MKLLFLLISFISLSFALSVDESKHLLNRTSFSYTQADLKLFQGFSKKEAISFLIHSAKDTKTLAIPQDLKEISLPLKNRKSLSREEKKVLRKARVKKMKELQMWWYEMMLQPQHSFREKMTLFWHNHFVSSYKVVKNPYFMYKQNQLFRENALGNFDTFLHKSSKDLAMLIYLDNNSNKKSHPNENYARELLELFTLGEGYYSEMDIKDAARAFTGLRVNRKKQITVKIKKFHDFGSKTFLNQSGNFDAKDIIDIILEQDQMGIFIVSKLYKEFISEDINKTFVKALAKDFKESSYDISLLMESLLLSDDFWNMNNKSIKSPSELMIGLIKNLDITVSTKELRFLIKFGKSLGQELFNPPNVKGWAGNKAWIDSSSFVLRQNFIKKVLNRKLKPKKLKELAINNYEEFQAYFYPIKSKEEYVFKNNKKYFSLLLTKSIYQLR; encoded by the coding sequence ATGAAATTATTGTTTTTACTAATAAGTTTTATTTCTCTTTCTTTCGCATTAAGTGTGGATGAGAGTAAACACTTATTAAATCGTACTTCTTTTTCTTATACCCAAGCAGACTTAAAATTGTTTCAAGGTTTTAGTAAAAAAGAAGCGATTTCTTTTTTGATACATTCTGCTAAAGATACTAAGACTTTGGCTATACCACAAGATTTAAAAGAAATTTCTTTGCCTCTTAAGAATAGAAAGTCTCTTTCACGCGAAGAAAAAAAAGTATTAAGAAAAGCGCGTGTGAAAAAAATGAAAGAACTTCAAATGTGGTGGTATGAAATGATGCTTCAACCCCAACATTCATTTAGAGAAAAAATGACACTGTTTTGGCACAATCATTTTGTTAGCTCTTATAAAGTAGTTAAGAACCCTTATTTTATGTACAAACAAAATCAACTTTTTAGAGAAAATGCCCTTGGTAATTTTGATACTTTTTTACATAAAAGCTCAAAAGATTTGGCCATGCTTATTTATTTGGACAACAACTCGAATAAAAAATCCCATCCCAATGAAAACTATGCCAGAGAGCTCTTAGAGCTTTTTACTTTAGGGGAGGGATATTACTCTGAAATGGATATAAAAGATGCAGCAAGAGCATTTACTGGCCTAAGAGTTAATAGAAAAAAACAAATAACAGTAAAAATAAAAAAGTTCCATGATTTTGGATCCAAAACCTTTTTAAATCAAAGTGGAAACTTTGATGCAAAAGATATTATTGATATTATTTTAGAACAAGATCAGATGGGAATATTTATTGTTTCTAAGTTGTATAAAGAGTTTATAAGCGAAGATATTAATAAAACGTTCGTTAAAGCTTTGGCTAAAGACTTTAAAGAATCTTCTTATGATATATCTTTATTAATGGAGAGTTTATTATTAAGTGATGATTTTTGGAATATGAACAATAAGAGTATCAAAAGCCCAAGTGAATTAATGATTGGGCTTATTAAGAACTTAGATATTACTGTAAGTACAAAAGAACTTCGTTTTTTAATCAAATTTGGAAAAAGTCTGGGACAAGAATTATTTAACCCCCCTAATGTTAAAGGATGGGCAGGTAATAAAGCATGGATTGATAGTTCTTCTTTTGTTTTAAGACAGAACTTTATTAAAAAAGTTCTCAATAGAAAACTAAAACCTAAAAAACTAAAAGAATTAGCTATTAATAATTATGAAGAATTCCAGGCATATTTTTATCCTATAAAAAGTAAAGAAGAATATGTTTTTAAAAACAATAAAAAATATTTCTCTCTTCTTTTAACAAAATCTATTTATCAATTAAGGTAA
- a CDS encoding aminotransferase class I/II-fold pyridoxal phosphate-dependent enzyme: MQKYGFLDDYSEGCHPNILAALSKTNLMQQAAYGFDEYSIEAKQLIKNKMNNQDSEVFFVTGGTQANIIITSSILHSHEAIISADIGHILGREAGAIEATGHKIISMPSENGKLNIHKIQLALDNHSFVPHMVKPKLVYISNATEIGTIYTKKELEEISKFCKEKKLYLFLDGARLGASLCSKYNDLTLEDISKLTDVFTMGATKNGALFGEAIIINNSYLAEDFNINIKQKGALLAKGRTLGIQFLELFKDDLYFELAKKANDLALNISNAFVAKGYRLLDSTQTNQIFLILPNSLIEKLEEKFSFYIWEKDDEEHSVVRMVTSWISDENKINELIDSV, encoded by the coding sequence ATGCAAAAATACGGTTTTTTAGATGATTATAGTGAAGGATGTCATCCAAATATTCTTGCAGCACTTTCAAAAACAAATTTAATGCAACAAGCAGCCTATGGTTTTGATGAATATAGTATAGAAGCAAAACAACTAATAAAAAATAAAATGAATAATCAAGATTCAGAAGTTTTTTTTGTAACTGGAGGAACCCAAGCAAATATTATCATCACTTCCTCAATATTACATTCTCACGAAGCAATTATATCTGCGGATATAGGGCATATTTTAGGAAGAGAAGCGGGTGCAATTGAAGCAACAGGACACAAAATAATTTCAATGCCATCTGAAAATGGGAAACTTAATATTCATAAAATTCAATTAGCTTTAGATAATCACTCTTTTGTACCTCACATGGTTAAACCGAAGTTAGTTTATATCTCAAATGCAACAGAAATTGGGACTATTTATACAAAAAAAGAACTTGAAGAAATATCAAAATTTTGTAAAGAAAAAAAATTATATCTTTTCTTAGATGGGGCAAGATTAGGAGCATCTTTATGTTCAAAATATAATGATTTGACATTAGAAGATATTTCTAAGTTAACAGATGTTTTTACTATGGGTGCCACCAAAAATGGAGCATTATTTGGAGAAGCAATTATAATAAATAATTCATATCTAGCAGAAGATTTTAATATAAACATTAAACAAAAAGGTGCTTTACTAGCAAAAGGACGTACCCTTGGTATTCAGTTTTTAGAATTGTTTAAAGATGATTTATATTTTGAATTAGCAAAAAAAGCAAATGATTTAGCTCTTAATATTTCAAATGCTTTTGTTGCAAAAGGATATAGATTATTAGATAGCACGCAGACAAATCAAATCTTTTTGATTTTACCAAATAGTTTAATTGAAAAATTAGAAGAGAAGTTTTCTTTTTATATATGGGAAAAAGATGATGAAGAACATTCTGTTGTCCGTATGGTGACTTCTTGGATAAGTGATGAAAACAAAATCAATGAATTAATAGATTCTGTTTAA
- a CDS encoding VOC family protein, translating to MPSKNINSVISVLPVKNFELALEWYQKLFEREPDLVPMEGIAEWQLLENAWIQVSIDLERAGSTTVVIGVNDLEAKCKVFLDANLPIGKIVEYPEVIKMAEIIDEEGNKISFVQDISNNSGN from the coding sequence ATGCCTAGTAAAAATATTAATAGTGTTATCTCTGTTCTCCCCGTAAAGAACTTCGAGCTTGCCCTTGAGTGGTATCAAAAGTTGTTTGAACGCGAGCCAGACCTTGTGCCTATGGAAGGTATTGCAGAATGGCAACTTCTAGAAAACGCGTGGATTCAAGTTTCAATCGATTTAGAGCGTGCAGGCAGTACAACAGTAGTTATTGGTGTAAATGACCTAGAAGCAAAGTGCAAAGTTTTCTTGGACGCTAATTTGCCCATTGGAAAAATTGTAGAGTACCCAGAAGTTATCAAAATGGCAGAAATAATTGACGAAGAAGGAAACAAAATTTCTTTTGTTCAGGACATTTCCAATAATTCAGGTAATTAA
- a CDS encoding PLP-dependent transferase — translation MKKSKGTIVRRNKIPENEGIPLSTPLSASVMYHYENIEQVKALNEKKIEGFSYARYANPNAKILAEKISWLEDAKGGFITASGMSALSCVFLALLKKGDTIAASKQLYGQSLKMLTKMLPRMGFETKFFDSSDPSTFAEAITPSTKIILVEIESNPLLRITYFDELVKVAKESSALIMVDNTFTTPSGYKPLNHGATLVMHSVSKILSGHSDLNLGYIGSNDDKLLEDIDELIANFGLNSNPFNCWLAERGLHTFDLRFKEAQRNAAKLAALLEDHPKISKLYYPGLASHPEHLLAKTMLKGNFGTIVSFVLKGDYNNVNNFLNAAKDIPYGSTLGDVSTLVVVPSISSHRHLTKEERLELGIEDTLIRVSLGIEAFTLIKSDFLTGLEEA, via the coding sequence ATGAAGAAAAGCAAGGGCACAATTGTAAGGCGAAACAAAATACCAGAAAATGAAGGTATTCCACTTAGTACACCTTTATCTGCATCTGTAATGTATCATTATGAAAATATTGAACAAGTAAAAGCTTTAAACGAGAAAAAAATTGAAGGCTTTTCTTATGCCCGATATGCAAATCCTAATGCTAAAATTTTAGCAGAAAAGATTTCTTGGTTGGAAGATGCCAAAGGTGGGTTTATTACCGCTTCTGGTATGTCTGCATTGTCTTGTGTCTTTTTAGCTTTACTAAAAAAAGGGGATACAATAGCTGCTTCAAAACAGCTATATGGGCAATCTTTAAAAATGCTTACAAAAATGCTTCCTCGTATGGGTTTTGAAACTAAATTTTTTGATTCTTCTGACCCTAGCACTTTTGCTGAAGCCATTACCCCCTCAACCAAAATTATTTTAGTAGAAATCGAATCAAACCCTCTACTTAGAATTACCTATTTTGATGAATTGGTAAAAGTAGCGAAAGAATCATCTGCTTTAATAATGGTAGACAATACTTTTACAACGCCTTCAGGATATAAACCCTTAAACCATGGTGCTACGTTAGTAATGCATTCTGTTTCAAAAATTTTATCAGGACATAGTGATTTAAATTTAGGATATATTGGCTCAAATGACGATAAACTTCTTGAAGATATTGATGAGCTTATTGCAAATTTTGGACTTAATTCTAACCCTTTTAATTGTTGGCTAGCTGAGAGAGGATTACATACTTTTGATTTAAGATTTAAAGAAGCACAAAGAAATGCAGCTAAACTGGCAGCTCTTCTTGAAGATCATCCAAAAATTTCCAAACTCTATTATCCAGGCCTTGCCTCGCATCCTGAACATTTACTGGCAAAAACAATGCTAAAAGGTAATTTTGGCACAATAGTTAGTTTTGTATTAAAAGGTGACTATAACAATGTAAATAACTTTCTTAATGCTGCAAAGGATATCCCTTATGGAAGTACATTAGGAGATGTTTCAACATTAGTAGTTGTACCTTCAATCTCTTCTCATCGCCATTTAACTAAAGAAGAACGACTCGAGCTTGGAATAGAAGATACCTTGATTAGAGTATCTTTGGGAATAGAAGCCTTTACTTTAATTAAAAGTGATTTTTTAACAGGATTAGAGGAAGCCTAA